In Chaetodon trifascialis isolate fChaTrf1 chromosome 2, fChaTrf1.hap1, whole genome shotgun sequence, one DNA window encodes the following:
- the sh3d19 gene encoding SH3 domain-containing protein 19: protein MAEARREEEEEGERRDLRDVRNRSQTTDHPERSKPDHLHSCQGPLSSIRAAIKRTKTNSQSDHTRDRRRPEITIVSAEPLASNGWFSGSSVVFPPPPQPGWSAGIQAVSQPPPSYDQVIQEKTQEEHIVKPTAAPRRTTCTTTSATQTDPVRDDTSTPAPPSAKKRPAGKKPQKPPRPSLPKPVEREPATKTLAPCDEKAGTNTTVSTNTEDQSDCKSDVNPPDQADSSNTSTRSVTVYWDIPTKPLSATAAETTPSSSDSQHSQRPVPLPRTKSRKQATTEEVKVQTLVKLSENCENSHSDPENVSANQYLEELLEVFSADNKGEDNSDIVNHSDEALRGEDAGGEMTSSHSHRNILSRIQAFESQASSEEKTVVEQAKPEPRPRKASIKPPVAAKPSVPFKPQFNHSIDNDNQNVSSTNMPQNPTPTPRPQPPQKPAGLSIKEELDTLLKKGAVPDKSRPPLSRAISIYEEEPSPRPPTPPVKPFKEPLKPNLNINNHNSASMSRENEYVQSPSNHTPVKPQHNVDSNGGSFSRQTVTRRPTTIRVPSRAASMSDQIQDSPPPLPAQKPVGNLNTSVTHKQSLPPIPTLQEPSQFGPESSLPPRRLSTNKPLPPRPPPAKVGPGRPPPPSLQATGRSHSASRQTSPRPQAQKPHRKGPVLPPRPNPGHRLYNKYTLQLSHGIAAVDYNGSNTGELSFQKNEVLLLLGETDHNTFECQVGDTRGKVHKSRIKVITPLDMSPPQGVGPAGSGGAGYELKMQAIYDFSPEGPSELGLRAGDVVTMVEQVDSEWCRGTCRGSTGFFPTNYVKVLSNSPKPLPERKAKPPPATVSGPRCVARFDFEGEHGDELSFSEGDVIQLKAFVGQEWARGQIGNVTGIFPLNFVEVIEDLPPPPSQQQTQTSRIALPGMVASPSAHPEAAKPAQQASQSSVEWVVALYDFAGNADGDLSFQQGDCILISQHIDAEWSRGRLNGKEGIFPRAFVESCTGQQSSNSQQHVAAGGSRARALYDFTSDCDEELSLQVGDIITGLESIDDEWFLGDLRGKRALVPKNYVQVLG from the exons ATGGCCGAAGCCCGgcgtgaagaggaggaggagggggagcgcAGAGACCTGCGGGACGTCCGGAACAGAAGCCAAACAACAG atcATCCTGAAAGAAGCAAGCCTGATCATTTACATTCTTG CCAAGGACCTCTGTCTTCCATACGAGCTGCTATCAAACGGA caaaaacaaactccCAGAGTGATCACACGAGAGACAGAAG GCGACCAGAGATCACCATCGTCTCAGCAGAACCTCTGGCCAGTAACGGCTGGTTCTCAGGATCCTCTGTggttttccctcctcctcctcagccaggCTGGTCTGCAGGCATCCAGGCTGTCTCCCAG CCCCCACCATCCTATGACCAGGTGATTCAAGAGAAGACCCAGGAAGAGCACATTGTCAAGCCCACTGCAGCCCCCCGCCGGACCACCTGCACCACCACAAGCGCCACACAGACTGACCCTGTGAGGGACGACACCTCCACCCCTGCCCCGCCGTCAGCAAAGAAAAGACCTGCTG GTAAAAAGCCACAAAAACCACCAAGACCATCACTGCCGAAACCAGTGGAGAGAGAGCCGGCCACTAAAACTCTTGCACCCTGTGATGAGAAGGCTGGAACAAACACTACAGTATCCACAAACACTGAGGACCAAAGCGACTGCAAGTCAGATGTAAATCCTCCCGATCAAGCAGATTCCTCTAACACAAGCACCAGATCTGTCACTGTATACTGGGACATTCCCACAAAACCTCtgtctgccactgctgctgaaactactccctcctcctcagactCACAACACAGTCAACGCCCCGTTCCACTTCCTCGCACAAAATCCCGAAAGCAGGCAACTACAGaagaggtcaaagttcagacTTTGGTCAAGCTCAGcgaaaactgtgaaaacagtcactCTGATCCAGAGAACGTCTCAGCGAATCAGTATTTAGAGGAATTATTAGAGGTCTTTAGTGCAGATAACAAGGGTGAGGACAACAGTGACATCGTTAACCATTCAGACGAGGCTTTACGAGGTGAAGATGCTGGTGGCGAGATGACCTCCAGCCACAGTCATCGCAATATCCTGTCCAGGATCCAAGCCTTtgagagccaggctagcagcgAGGAGAAAACTGTGGTCGAACAAGCCAAACCGGAACCTCGACCCAGGAAGGCGTCCATCAAACCCCCAGTTGCTGCTAAACCCTCTGTGCCTTTTAAACCTCAGTTTAACCACAGCATAGATAATGACAATCAAAATGTCTCATCCACAAACATGCCCCAAAACCCTACACCAACCCCCAGACCCCAGCCCCCCCAAAAACCTGCGGGTCTATCCATAAAAGAGGAACTAGATACTTTACTCAAAAAGGGGGCCGTCCCAGACAAATCACGTCCTCCACTGAGCAGAGCCATCAGCATCTATGAAGAGGAACCTTCGCCACGTCCCCCCACACCTCCAGTGAAGCCTTTCAAGGAACCCCTGAAACCCAACCTGAATATAAACAACCACAACTCAGCCTCCATGTCCAGAGAGAATGAGTATGTGCAAAGTCCATCAA ATCACACACCGGTCAAGCCTCAGCATAACGTGGACAGCAACGGAGGCTCTTTCTCCAGACAAACCGTAACACGGAGACCAACCACCATCAGGGTCCCCAGCAGAGCTGCTTCAA TGTCAGATCAAATTCAGGAcagcccccctcctcttcctgcccAGAAGCCCGTAGGGAACCTGAACACCTCAGTGACCCACAAACAAAGCCTGCCACCCATCCCCACCCTCCAG GAGCCGTCCCAGTTTGGGCCAGAGTCATCACTACCACCTCG GAGGCTGAGCACAAACAAACCCCTTCCACCCCGGCCACCTCCAGCCAAAGTAGGCCCAGGAAGACCTCCCCCTCCCAGCCTTCAGGCCACAGGTCGATCCCATTCAGCATCACGGCAAACATCACCAAGACCCCAGGCACAGAAACCCCACAGGAAAGGACCTGTCTTACCTCCGAGGCCCAACCCAGGCCACCGTCTCTACAACAAATACACT CTTCAGCTGTCTCATGGGATTGCTGCCGTTGACTACAATGGGAGTAATACGGGAGAACTGTCTTTTCAG AAAAATGAGGTGCTTCTGCTGCTGGGGGAGACTGATCACAATACATTTGAGTGCCAAGTTGGAGACACCCGTGGAAAAGTTCACAAGTCTCGCATCAAGGTCATAACTCCTCTTGACATGTCCCCACCACAG GGTGTGGGGCCTGCTGGTTCAGGTGGAGCTGGTTATGAACTTAAGATGCAGGCCATATATGACTTCAGTCCAG agggtcCGAGCGAGCTGGGTCTGAGAGCAGGAGATGTTGTGACCATGGTGGAACAGGTGGACAGCGAGTGGTGCAGGGGCACCTGCAGGGGATCCACTGGTTTCTTTCCCACCAATTATGTCAAAGTCCTG TCCAATTCACCAAAACCCCTCCCTGAGCGCAAAGCGAAGCCACCACCTGCAACAGTCAG TGGTCCCAGATGTGTGGCCAGGTTCGACTTTGAGGGGGAGCACGGTGATGAGCTGTCGTTCTCTGAGGGGGATGTGATCCAGCTGAAGGCGTTTGTGGGACAGGAGTGGGCTCGGGGGCAGATCGGCAATGTTACCGGTATCTTCCCTCTTAACTTTGTGGAGGTCATTGAAGATCTGCCTCCACCGCCGagtcagcagcagacacagacctCCAGGATAGCACTGCCTG GCATGGTTGCTTCTCCGAGTGCACACCCTGAAGCTGCCAAACCTGCTCAG CAGGCGTCTCAGTCCAGTGTGGAGTGGGTGGTGGCTCTGTACGACTTTGCCGGGAACGCAGATGGAGATCTGTCCTTTCAACAGGGCGACTGCATCCTGATCAGCCAGCATATTGACGCTGAGTGGAGCCGCGGCCGGCTCAACGGCAAAGAGGGAATATTTCCCCGGGCTTTTGTTGAGAGCTGCACAG GCCAGCAGTCATCGAACAGCCAGCAGCATGTAGCTGCTGGTGGCAGCAGAGCCAGAGCTTTGTATGACTTCACGTCCGACTGTGATGAGGAGCTCTCTCTGCAG GTTGGGGATATTATAACTGGTCTGGAGTCCATTGATGACGAATGGTTCCTGGGTGATCTGAGAGGCAAACGGGCCCTGGTACCTAAAAACTATGTGCAAGTACTGGGATAG